The Naumovozyma castellii chromosome 2, complete genome sequence TGATGAAGACCCACTAAATCTCCCATCCATTTGTAATCTTTTCTCCAACGACACAGTGTACCCATTAGGattcttccaattggaCACAGCAGAGGGAATATTCCATTTGGCCCTTTCCTCCTTTgtcaatttcttctcctcCACTTGATGGAAAATGGGTACTTCCACGTCCTCTGTCGCGACGGGTGCCACTGTCttcttaaatttattcCTCGTCGGTTGCAAGGGATCTTGTTTCCTTTCAACAATCTCCAACCTTCTATTATCATCCCTGGTGATAACACTAGAAGAAGGTTTGTTATGAACTGCTGTTGAGGAATGAGAAGATATTTGCTTCTGAAGCAACTTATCGAATACTTCCTTAGTGCGATTACGTGTCTCATTAATCTCCTCCTGTGATGGCATCGGGATTTCTAACTTGAAGTTCCTTTGACGAAGTGGTATAAAGTCCTGGAATGAGATCTTGGAGGCAGGCATGGCATCCAGCATGGTCGCGATGGGGTCATCGTCTCGCTGTTGCAAGCCTGATAGAAGCGGTTTAATGAGGGATCTGGCGGCTGAAATGGCTTCTAAATCTTTGTCCTCTGGATCCTTGTCCTTGGAATGCTGTGGTGGCGGTAGTAACGATGAGAATGACATGGTTTCCTGGGGAGTGTCTTTGTATTCTCTTTGTAGTGATCGTTTAATGCATTGAAAAGTTCATCTTGAAAGTTTCTTGCGCGaatcaatatttgaagaGGACAACAAATACATGCAAACAACTGCTTCTAGTGATCATCAGTGAAGAAAGAAACCTCCTAGGAACCCtgattgaaaaaatacTGTTGCATTGCATAACTAAGATGAACGGTGGTGAGGCTTTTGAACTAGATGCGGACACACTTTTGAGCCGTCAACAAGATGTCATCAGGGAAATGTGGAATGCAGAAAACGATATAGTGAATGATATAAGCAACATAACTGAGATGAACTTCTTTGGaaatgaggaagatgagCATAACGagcaagaagaagaggaagaggaagaatttgaagacttTGAAGAGTACGAGGATGATCTTGACTACAATTCCGCACTGATAGAAGCCCAGCAACAATGGGACGAATCACTAGAGCAACTAAATAAGGTACTCAACTGGATTCTACTACCCATGATTGGCAAGATTGCTGGAAGAAGAGTTGCTGGTGTCATATGGAGACGGGTAATGAATTACATCTGGAAGAGCTAAATTCAAGCCAGCTAAACCACAACTATTAATGTAACACAGACAATCCAAACTCATCACATACAACCTATCCATGAGACCATAAATCCTCTTTCAAGTGAGATATGGTATATTTGTTCATTCATCCAAGTTTCCACGTGACCGATTTTCCATTTTGCTAGAAATTTCACTTTGACTCATATATTTCGCAATGGTGATATATCTTCTATACAACTTCTACATACATTTACGTACGTACACATCAGATACTATTCTTAATACTCCAATTAACAGTGTCCCCGTACTCTAAACATGGTTGATCTTGTTAAAGTCCCTATTCTGGGGAAAGACATCATCCACGTCGGATACAACATCCATACTCACATCGTGGAAAGCATACTAGCTAGCTGCAAATCTTCCACTTATGTGATTATAAATGACACCAATTTAAGCAAGATTCCATATTATAAGGctcttcttgttgaatTCCAGTCAAACCTGCCCAAGGAATCTCGTCTTTTAAAGTACCAAGTGAAACCAGGAGAAGCCAATAAAAACAGAGAAACAAAGGCTGCAATtgaagattatttattaaagcAAGGCTGTACTCGTGATACAGTCATAATTGCCATTGGAGGTGGTATCATTGGTGATATGATTGGGTTTGTCGCGGCTACTTTTATGAGAGGTGTTCGTGTCGTTCAGGTCCCAACTTCCTTACTGGCTATGGTGGATTCCTCCATAGGTGGGAAGACTGCAGTGGATACTCCATTGGGAAAGAATTTTATTGGTGCCTTCTGGCAACCAGAATTTGTAATGGTCGATATCATGTGGTTGAAAACTTTACCAAAGAGAGAATTTATTAACGGGATGGCTGAAGTTATTAAGACAGCTTGTATATGGAATAGTGATGAATTTTCCAGATTAGAATCTAATGCCCTACAATTTCTAAGTGTGGTCAATGCAGCTCTGTTAACAGAAGAAGGAATCTATGACACTGACATCGAATCTATCTTGGATCACATTTATAAGTTAGTATTAGAAAGTATTAAAGTGAAAGCTGAAGTGGTTTCATCTGATGAAAGGGAATCCAGTTTGAGAAacttattaaattttggtCATACCATTGGACATGCTTACGAAGCCATCTTGACTCCACAGGCATTACATGGTGAATGTGTATCAATTGGTATGGTTAAGGAAGCCGAACTATCCCGTTATATGGGTATATTGTCTGCAACACAAGTAGCTCGTTTATCAAAGATTTTAGTAGCTTACGGATTACCAGTCGACCCAGAAGAAAGATGGTTCATGGATTTGACATTACACAAGAAGACACCACTGACTACTTTACTAGATAAAATGAGTATCGATAAGAAAAACGATGGCTCTAAGAAGAAAGTAGTACTTTTGGAAAgtattggaaaatgttaTGGAACATCTGCTCATTTTGTTACTGATGAGGATCTACGATTTGTTCTCACAGATGAAACTTTGGTATCGCCTTTCCAAACAAAGGTTACTGAAAGCCCAATTATTGTTACACCACCAGGCTCAAAATCTATTTCTAATCGTGCGTTAATCTTGGCTGCATTAGGTGAAGGTAAATGTAAGATTAAAAACTTATTACACTCTGATGATACTAAACATATGTTAAGTGCTGTTCAAGATCTCCAAGGAGCTACAATTACATGGGAAGACAATGGTGAAACAGTCGTGGTAGAAGGCCATGGTGGTAAAACCTTATCTGCATGTAGTAATGAGTTATATTTGGGTAATGCCGGTACAGCTTCACGATTTTTAACTTCTCTTGCTGCTTTGGTGAAATCATCAAACAATCAAGATTATGTCATATTGACCGG is a genomic window containing:
- the PRP45 gene encoding mRNA splicing protein PRP45 (ancestral locus Anc_7.60), with the translated sequence MSFSSLLPPPQHSKDKDPEDKDLEAISAARSLIKPLLSGLQQRDDDPIATMLDAMPASKISFQDFIPLRQRNFKLEIPMPSQEEINETRNRTKEVFDKLLQKQISSHSSTAVHNKPSSSVITRDDNRRLEIVERKQDPLQPTRNKFKKTVAPVATEDVEVPIFHQVEEKKLTKEERAKWNIPSAVSNWKNPNGYTVSLEKRLQMDGRFSGSSSGQVTNINDKHMELSDALEKVDKEARRELAQRALQRRHAAEQEANNRQVKLEALKDKIRGTGNKVSKKSTVDRLKKLAYSRGEDISDKVALAAVNSSKQPDLDYDSRLFTKGGRSKKSESQVYDNPLFVQQDTDNIYRAKAARPDDNAVEATVEASVRRGPVEFTRATTEDSKTGNSSADSYGLKKQ
- the MIM2 gene encoding Mim2p (ancestral locus Anc_8.285) codes for the protein MNGGEAFELDADTLLSRQQDVIREMWNAENDIVNDISNITEMNFFGNEEDEHNEQEEEEEEEFEDFEEYEDDLDYNSALIEAQQQWDESLEQLNKVLNWILLPMIGKIAGRRVAGVIWRRVMNYIWKS